CAGAatccctctctgctcttccctccgGCTTCTGTGGGTGGCACTCCGCAGTGACAGGAAGCTCTTTGCCTTCCAGCCCTTCCCCGAGGGGTCCACACCCAGGTCCAGACCCGAGGGGTCTGCCCTTAGCCCTGGCTGTGGAGCCCCCTGAGCCCATAGGCACGTCCTGGGTGCTGAAGGATGAAACTCTGGGGGATGCCAGGGTTCTGTCGCGCGTCCACCTTGTCCGTGGAGGCAATCCAGACCCTCCTCGGTCACCCGCCGCTGTGTGGATGCCGCCCGGGCCCACAGAAGCCTCCCTGAGGGGGTGTGAGGACTGAGCACATTGTCGTGTGGATGGGGCATCCGTTTGTGGAGAATTTCAGAAGCCCCCCATCTTACTGCCAGGCGCCCTGAATGTGGTGCTGGCCCTTTAAAGCAGATCAGGGCTGGCTTTTAGGGGGAGACATCCCAGATTTCTGCCATCTGCCCACGAGCCTGGGCCAGGGAGAAGGGCCACCGCAGCCCCTGACAGGGGCATTAGAAGGGCAGGTGGAGCCGGTGGCATCGATCGGATCGCAGTAACCCGATCCTGAGGGGGAGGTGGCAGCCACGGCAGCTTCAGCGCCACTGCTGGCCTGGCTGGGAAGGCAGCGGCCTGCAGCGGAGGGCTGGACTGGGAAGCGCTGGGGCTGGGGCCCGGGTGGGCAGCCACTGCCTCTTCTGCTGGCACATCTATTTTTAATGAGCTCCCCGGGCTTCTGCAGCGGGCAGGACGTAGACAGGGAGGCCCAGGCAGTGGAGGCCCgaggccccagccctgccctgagcCCTGGCCTCCCAACCTTTCTGGGCATGAGAGGGCGGCCCTGGGGCCCTGCAGCCCCCCAGCCGGGCAGGGCTCTCCATGAAGCTGGTGCTGAAGATGGATTCGAGCCCAGACAATGACAGCTGGTTGGAGGATCAGTGGGAGCGCTGGTAGGGGGTATAGGGATTGGTgttgggctgggggtgggggagatttGGGGGGCAGCTCCATGGAGCTCTGGGTCTCTGTTTGGTCTGACTAAGGCAAGAGGCAGGGGGTGTGGGCCTCCTAGGTCCCCCTGGGGGCTGGACCACCACCTCTCCCCAGTGACCTTGGACTCCTGGGTGTCCCTTGCTCTGTGCCTCAATCTCCTCATCTTATTTGGGAGAAGAGGATCAGAATTGGCCTCAACTTCCCCCAACAGAATTCTCCTAAACATCCCACCCACACCAAACCAGGTGGAGTGCCCGGGGCTGGTGGTGAGTCAGGTCTAGGGGACAAGCAGACAGTCGctgcagtggggtgggggcatACAGTGGACCtaggggacagggggagagggttCTAGCACAGCCAGAGTCATGGTGGTGACGTTCTTTGGTTTGTCCTCCGAGTGCACAACCCCTCTAGCCCCAACCCCAGGCCTCCCTTGACCCCTCTGCTGTCTTCTGTTTAGGGTCTGTGCGCTGGGCAAGCGATTATGTGGTTGGAGAGATGAAATGGAGAACCCAGAATGGGGGTGTAACCTCTCCTGGGATAGGCAGCAACTCACCACGTTAACACCAGATTTCCCTTCACTTGCTCCCAGGACTCAAGAGGCATTGGTcttccttgggggggggggcacggagCACTCtcctgaggctggggaggggcctcTGCCAGCTCCTCGGGTTTTTTCACTGCAGGGGTTGCACCGGGAACCCCCCTACTCCAGCCATCCCTTGGAGTCGCTTCTCAACTCTGCATCCTCCATGGGTGAACTGGCCTCGGCACCTGCCTTGACTCCAGGAGGCATTTCTCTGGCAGAGCCTAGGCTCTGACCAGCTGGGCCTTCTAGGCACTGCCTCCTGGTTGGCAATAGAGCGGATAGCTCCCAGCTGGGAGGAGCGGGAGTAACCTGgacctcccctttctctgcctgttgcCTCCGGCCTCGGCGCAGGCGGACACCAAGTCCCACACTCTGGGGGCCGTGATCTGCCTTCGAGGGGCCACCCCTTGGAAGAGGTACTAGGAAGACTTCGGTGGGCTACGTAGTGCCCCTGGGTTGCTAACTTCGACTTCCTGTgctcaccaggctcacccatgaCATCAGCTTGGAGGAGTTTGAGGATGAAGACCTCTCAGAGATCACCGAGGAGTGTGGCATCAGCCTGCAGTGCAAAGATACGCTGTCCTTGCGGGTAAGAGTGGGCTCGCAGGAGCCCAGGGGGCagggggggaagggggacagggtGGGTCGGGACAGGAGTGACGGCACCCCCGTATCTCTATAGGGCATcctcagaaaatgaaatgacatcCAAAAAACACATCCAGTTTAGTGTTTGACACATCTTGGGGAGCTCAAGCAGGATTTTTTGGCTGTTTTTGCCAGGGGGGCTCAAGCAAGAGGCAGCACCCCAACTGCCCACCAGAAGGGCGAGGGCAGGTCTTCAGGTGTAGGGTTAAAGGAAGGATCAGGCCTACTCTAAACCCTTTCCTGGGCGGCCTTGGCAGAGGGCCTGAGGCAGAGCAAGGGTGGAGTCCGGCGGAATCCGCAGTGCTCCGGGGCTGGAAGAGAAGAGCCAAGGCGCTCCCTCAGCTGCCATTGCACCAACCCATGCCACACAGCCCCGAAGACCCTCCCTGGCCCGCTGTTCTGAGGGCCCCTCTAGAGGGTTAATCCAGCATTGCTGCTGCTTTTGGCTTCCTGGCTTTGTCATGTAGGACAGATAGCTCTCTCCATTCCCTAAGTTCTGAATCCTGCCAGGAGGTCCTCAGCATCTGGGGAGCTTGGGTCAGACAGGGATCCCCCTGTGTCTTTTCAGAATAGGAAGAAGGGGCCACTGGCCAGGACATGGGAGGCAAAGCATGGGACTAGGTTGCAGAACCCAGAGCTTCTGGCAGTCTCCAGCAGGGGGTGGGTGACCACCCTGGTGGTATTAGAATAGTTAGTAAAGGAGAGCTGCCgtgtgagctggggtggggggccagcCTCCAGGTGACCTCCTGCCTGTCACAGAGATTCTGTAAGCTCTGCCAGGCAAGAGGAAACCAAGGGGTGAGGATGACCCTGCAGTACCACATGCCCCAACCCTTCCCACTCTGGTTAGGCCAGCCAGGGCGGGAATGGTAACAGGGCCCTGACGTAGCTTCTCTAAGGTCACACACCTGTTCCGGAATTCCACACCACCCTTTCACCCAACACACAGCGGCACAGTTTTAGAGAGGGTGGTCCCTACGACAGCCAGGGCCCTGAGGCAGTACTAGCTGGAGGTGTACCTTGTGGGGCCTTAGACAAGCTCTGGGGGGCTCACACACCTTGTTGCCGGTGAGTCCTCACCTCCCTGGGAAGCCGGGAGGCAGTTAACTGGGGAGGGAATCCGAGGGTCAGGGGATCTGTCCAGGGTGCCCAGGTGTTAGCGGCAGAGCTGAAACTCCAGTTACTGAGGTTTAGGATGGCCTGAGGGAACACCCCAGGTTGGAGGGCCTTCAGACTGTGGACAGGTGCCGcgtccaggtgcccccactcgcCCCTCCCCCTCGCACCCCGGCCGCGCTTAGGGCCTCCTGTTCACCCTGCGGCCCTCCACCACCCTCCGCCTGGCTGAGGCTGTTTTCCCAGTTTTCCTCACTTCCCCCTTCAAATACTAACCTACCCCCTCCAACCCTTGTGGGGCCCCGAACTCCTTGGCGACCCAGTGTCCCCATAGCAACAGCGGTGACCTCACTCTGGGCTCGGCTTACAACCTCGGTGAGGTCACTGGCCGTTGCCAAGGGAACGGGAGGGTGCAGAGAGTCAGGAAGGCTGGCACcgtggggagggggcggtgtgGACCGCCAAAGGCGCCGACTAGATTGGGGAGCCGTCGGTCTCGAGCATCTTCGCTGGGGGCGGGAGGGCGCGGCCCCCTGTCGCCaggcccctgcctctctcccgtGCCCTCCCCCTTTGCGGCCGCAGAATGGACTCGCCCGGGCGGGGGGCGGTGCGCGGCGGAGtcggccccgccccggcctcgGCCCCGCCCCCTGACGCCCCTCCGTCCGCGCCGCGCAGCCCCCGCGCGCCGGGCTGCTGTCTGGGGGCGGCAGCGGCGCGGCGAGCCGACTGCAGGCCGAGATGCTGCAGATGGACCTGATCGACGCGGCGGGGGATACTCCCGGCGCCgaggacgacgacgacgacgaggAGGATCGCGCGGCGCGGCGGCCGGGAGCGGGGCCGCCGGAGGCCGAACCCCGCCAGGAGCCGGCGCCCCGCGGCCagggccaaggccaaggccaaggccagggCCAAGGCGGCGGGGACACTTATCGACCCAAGCGGCCCACCACGCTCAACCTCTTCCCGCAGGTGCCGCGGTCTCAGGTGAGGAGCCAGCGGCGTGGGGCGGGGCTGAAGGGGCGGCGCCCGGAGGCCGGGCACGCGAGGCGTGGGGGGCGCCGGGCAGCTCGCTGCCCACCCGTGGCCCGAGGGCTGGAGGAGCGAGGAGGGGCTGTGTCAGAGTGACCTGCGGGCCAGGGCAGGGAGAAGTCGGCCTGGTGCGACTTCCCAAGGGGGCCGGCCCAGGGGAggtggtctggggtggggggtggcagtgGAATCTGCCTTAAGGGAGAGGGACCAGTTCCGGCCAACAGGATTTGGAGCCTTGAGTTTGAAGGAGTGAAGGGACCGAGAGGGACAGTGGAAGGATCTGGGTAAGGAGAGCAGTGGGGGCTTAAGGAGGACAGAACAGAGCTTTGAGGGCTAGTTGCAAGGGTTTGGAGCTTGGGACCTAAGGCTGGGGCAGGGTTTCCCCTTTAGGGTTTGGGGCTCCTGGAGAAGGGCAGAAGCAGGCCAGGAGAAAAGAGAGTCTAAAGTGGTCGTTGCTGGGGGAATGTCATGGGAAATTGTGAAGAGGTGGGGACGGGGAGCTCAGAGGCAGCAGGCAGGTGGAAATGTGGGCAGCTGGGAATTCCCAGGAGGCGGGGAAGAGGCATGGGAGGCGGAGCTGCTTTGCTGAGTTGGGGGCCCAGGGCCCCTGGGCTGGATGGCTGGATGCCAAGGAGGGTTGAATAGGGTGGAGGAGAGCCTACTGTGGCCCTTTGTCTTCCAGGCCCAGTGAGGAGAGGTACAGAAGAGGGGCTCAGGGAGCTGGGGCTGTTGGTGGAGGGTGCAGGTTCTGCAGGCAAAGGACTGGTGCCTTTCCCAGAATCGTCTGGGGTGGATTTTGGCAGCCAAACTCCCGTGAGGGCCTATGAGAGTGTTCCCTGGGGAGGGGACCTGAACAGTTTGTGGGGAGCCTTGTTTGTAGGCATGGTGGAGAGGGTCCCAGGGTACCAGCCCAAGAGATCCAGGAGGAAGGCTACTGACAACTATATCTGTCATTCCTCAGTCATTGCTCCTGCAGGGGTGGGAGAGCCATGCTATTGATTCATCATTTGGGTGATTCATCCCGGTCCCCCAGGCCAGCTGCTGAGAGACCCTTCCTCATCCATTTTTCAACTTCTAGAATGTCCCTGCCCCCTAGGCCATAGCGCTCCAGGACTTGGCTGGcagtgagcacctactgtgtaaaGCCTCTGTGTCTGGGACTGGGGGTCCGGCTGTCTCCCCAGatggctcctgcttctcccccacttctCCCCCATTTACCACCACACATATTGGTCATCACTGCCTTTGAGGAGGCTGATAAGAGCACCTCCCCAACAAAGGGTTGGCCAGCTTCCCTGAGTCAGGATGGAGAGCCATCTAGAGCTAATAGGTCGGGGCTGGGAGGGCTGTGACTTGCCACCCCTCCTGCCTGTTCGAGGAGGGTTGGGGGTGAGGccctggttggggggtggggcatgcAGCACATGGCCTAGGGATGGCCTgatgggggcagggccagggcctCCCTGTGCCCGGTACTGTTGACGCCTTCTGTCACAAGAGCCTTTTGTTTTCTGCACAGGACACATTGAATAATAATTCTCTGGGCAAGAAGCACAGTTGGCAGGATCGGGTGTCTCGGTCATCCTCACCCCTGAAGACTGGTAAGTCAGGACCATTTCCTTTATCTGGCCCTAcacctgcctcagtttcctcagcagaGAGCAACCCTGACAGCCTCCATCTTGCTGAGCTGAGGTAAACTGCCCGTCCCACAGCCTTGAGCAGGCCCATCTGAAGTCAGCTGGggcgggagggagagagcactggTCCCAGAGCCCCCGGGGGCCCAGGAGCCCTCGCCTGGGTTTCTGTGTCCCACATGCTGAGTGGAGAGGGCAGGtggcctgggaggcaggggtgaggcCACCCTCCTTGAGCAGCGAcctgcctgccctccaggggAGCAGACGCCGCCACATGAGCACATCTGCCTGAGCGATGAGCTGCCACCCCCAAGCAGCCCCACGGCCACCAAGGACCGAGGCACCTCCACTGACAGCCCTTGCCGCCGCAGCACCGCCACACAGATGGCCCCTCCCGGTGGCCCCACTGCTGCCCCACCAAGCAGCCGGGGCCACTCGCATCGAGACCGCATCCACTACCAGGCCGACGTGCGGCTAGAGGCCACCGAGGAGATCTACCTGACGCCGGTGCAGAGGCCGCCGGACCCCCCGGAGCCCAGTTCTGCCTTCCTGCCCCCGGCAGAGACCCGGATGTCTGTCAGCTCCGATCCAGACCCTGCCGCCTACCCCTCTGCGGCGGGCCGGCCGCACCCCTCCATCAGCGAGGAGGACGAGGGCTTCGACTGCTTGTCGTCCCCAGAGCGGCCCGAGCTGCAGGGTGGAGGCTGGCGGGGCAGCCTGGgggagccgccgccgcccccaCGGGCCTCGCTGAGCTCGGACACCAGCGCGCTGTCCTACGACTCGGTCAAGTACACGCTGGTGGTGGACGAGCACGCGCAGCTGGAGCTGGTGAGCCTGCGGCCGTGCTTCGGGGACTACAGCGACGAGAGCGACTCGGCCACCGTCTACGACAACTGCGCCTCGGCCTCCTCACCCTACGAGTCGGCCATCGGGGAGGAGTACGAGGAGGCCCCCCGGCCGcggccccccgcctgcctctccgaGGACTCCACGCCAGACGAGCCCGACGTCCACTTCTCCAAGAAGTTCCTGAACGTCTTCATGAGCGGCCGCTCGCGCTCCTCCAGTGAGTCTGCGGCCGgcgtgctggggcacctgggagggggagggcaccCAATCGAGGCTGCTCCTGGAAGGGGGCCCCGCCTGTCCGCTTCGATGTGTCAGGACTGAGAGTTTGCTGCCTGCACCCCCCACCCGCAAGCGGAGTGGGTCCGTTCTCCAGCTCGGTCCCTCGCTTCCAGGTGCCGAGTCCTTCGGGCTCTTCTCCTGTGTCATCAACggggaggagcaggagcagaCTCACCGGGCCATTTTCAGGTAAGAGCCGCAGTGTTGGGCTGGCCAGGCAACTGTGGggccacccctccctgcctctgccgtCACTATGGGGCCTAGACCCAGCCTTCACGCTGGCACTTGTCTCTCCGCCAGCGCCAGGGGCACAGGGTGCACCCGGGGGGACTCCGGGTGGATGGATTCAGGCCATGCTACCTGTGATGCACCGCCAGGGCCCAGGACTGAGCAGCCCATctggcggggcaggggtgggggtccaGAGCCCGGGAGGGGGTCTGGCAGAGATGCTGCCCAACCCCGTACAAGGCATAGCTATagccctctctgccctccacagGAAAGCGCTCACTTCCTGTTACCTCTGTGTTTTCCGAGTGGCTCTGGGCACTTCCTCCCTGAGCCCCCGAGTTCCTGGATGGCAGGGGCCCGTCTGTGTGATCTTGAACTTCCCCAGGAACtagcaggcccaggcccaggatACTCTGTGGAGGTGTATTGAACTGGTCCCGCTTTGGCGGCAGCCTGCCccccagagagagggggagctgACGGATAGCCAGGCTGGGGAGGCCCCGGTGGTGAATTCCTCCCATGCACTTGCGGGGGACAGGTTTGTGCCTCGACACGAGGACgagctggagctggaggtggACGACCCCTTGCTGGTGGAGCTGCAGGCTGAGGACTACTGGTATGAGGCCTACAACATGCGCACGGGTGCCCGGGGCGTCTTCCCCGCCTACTACGCCATCGAGGTCACCAAGGAGCCCGAGCACATGGCAGGTAGCGTCCTTTCCCCTCCTCGGCACCACTGGGCCCCACCTTTGCCCAGACATGCTGCCAGGTGACTCTAAAGCCACAGGGAGGGCCCTCACAGAGGGGACAACATTAGGTCCAACTCCCTCGGAGAGAAGGGAGGCCCGGCCGAGTTGGGACGTCTGTGGGCGGTGGGCCCCTCTGCTGCCCCGCCACACCTCAGTTCATGCTTGTTTTCCAGCCCTGACCAAAAACAGCGACTGGGTGGATCAGTTCCGGGTGAAGTTCCTGGGCTCCGTCCAGGTTCCCTACCACAAGGGCAACGACGTGCTCTGTGCTGCTATGCAAAAGGTACCCggtccccgccccccgcctgggCCCCTCCGCTCCTGGGGAGACAGACACCCAGTGCCTGATTCCCGTCCCTCACCCACAGATCGCCACCACCCGCCGGCTCACCGTGCACTTTAACCCGCCGTCCAGCTGTGTCCTGGAGATCAGCGTGCGGGGCGTGAAGATCGGCGTCAAGGCTGATGATTCCCAGGAGGCCAAGGTGACCGCCTCTGCCCCCCGGGTCCCCACCAGATCTCCCACCTGTGGCCCCTGCGGGCTGATGACACCCTGCCTCTCATCTCCCTCCTGTAGGGGAATAAATGTAGCCACTTTTTCCAGTTAAAAAACATCTCTTTCTGTGGATACCATCCAAAGAACAACAAGTAAGTGGGAGGGGCACCATGAGGTGTGAGGGGGCAGCCTGGGGCCGTTACGGTCGGGTGCGGGTCTGCGAGTGTGTCTGAGGGGTCTGCGCCCCTGTCCCGCTCTCAGACAGATGGCTGTCCTCCCACAGGTACTTTGGGTTCATCACCAAGCACCCTGCTGACCACCGGTTTGCCTGCCATGTCTTTGTGTCCGAGGAATCCACCAAAGCCCTGGCAGAGTCTGTGGGGTAcggccctgtgtgtgtgtgtctatgtgtctcCTGCCGAGCGCCCGGccccctcccagctctgcgggcCTCGTGGCCTCGAGCCCAGGCCGGGCAGTCCTGAAGACTAGCTCCCCGCCGGGTCAGGCCCTTCCTTCGGCGGTGGTCTGACCCAAGAAGGGCAACATGCTGAGAGCGAGCCGAGCCCCTCCGTCTGGGGGAGCCCGAGCCCtgcccagggagccccaggctcCAGGTGAAAAACCAGGGGGTGGAGATGGTGTTCTCCCCGTCACCTGTGTGTCTGCCTGCCTTCTAGGAGAGCGTTCCAGCAGTTCTACAAGCAGTTCGTGGAGTACACCTGCCCCACGGAAGACATCTACCTGGAGTAGCCGCGTGGCCCCGCTCTCTCCACACCCGGGGCCTGCGCCGGAACAGTTGGCTGCCAACAGGACGCAGCACGCTAGCAGAGGGGCGCCCGTCACCCCCAGAGGACGGGGAAGTCGGGGCCTCTGgccaagggtgggggagggcggggtTTTGGGGAGAGGCAAATGCAGTTTATTGTAATATATGGGACTAGATTCATCTATGAAGGACAAAGCAGGCTGCCCAGGGATTGGGAGGGGGCAGGCCTGGGGGGGATAGCGTCAGGCCTCTGGCCAGGAAGGATGCCCAGAGCAGAGGGCTCTGGCCCATCCTGGGCATCGCTTTCTCTGCCAGGGCCTCTGGCTCTCCGGCTGTGGCTCCTGCTTTGACAAAGCCCAT
This DNA window, taken from Lutra lutra chromosome 10, mLutLut1.2, whole genome shotgun sequence, encodes the following:
- the MAPK8IP1 gene encoding C-Jun-amino-terminal kinase-interacting protein 1 isoform X2 yields the protein MKLVLKMDSSPDNDSWLEDQWERWLTHDISLEEFEDEDLSEITEECGISLQCKDTLSLRPPRAGLLSGGGSGAASRLQAEMLQMDLIDAAGDTPGAEDDDDDEEDRAARRPGAGPPEAEPRQEPAPRGQGQGQGQGQGQGGGDTYRPKRPTTLNLFPQVPRSQDTLNNNSLGKKHSWQDRVSRSSSPLKTGEQTPPHEHICLSDELPPPSSPTATKDRGTSTDSPCRRSTATQMAPPGGPTAAPPSSRGHSHRDRIHYQADVRLEATEEIYLTPVQRPPDPPEPSSAFLPPAETRMSVSSDPDPAAYPSAAGRPHPSISEEDEGFDCLSSPERPELQGGGWRGSLGEPPPPPRASLSSDTSALSYDSVKYTLVVDEHAQLELVSLRPCFGDYSDESDSATVYDNCASASSPYESAIGEEYEEAPRPRPPACLSEDSTPDEPDVHFSKKFLNVFMSGRSRSSSAESFGLFSCVINGEEQEQTHRAIFRFVPRHEDELELEVDDPLLVELQAEDYWYEAYNMRTGARGVFPAYYAIEVTKEPEHMAALTKNSDWVDQFRVKFLGSVQVPYHKGNDVLCAAMQKIATTRRLTVHFNPPSSCVLEISVRGVKIGVKADDSQEAKGNKCSHFFQLKNISFCGYHPKNNKYFGFITKHPADHRFACHVFVSEESTKALAESVGRAFQQFYKQFVEYTCPTEDIYLE
- the MAPK8IP1 gene encoding C-Jun-amino-terminal kinase-interacting protein 1 isoform X1; the protein is MAERESGGLGGGAASPPAASPFLGLHIASPPNFRLTHDISLEEFEDEDLSEITEECGISLQCKDTLSLRPPRAGLLSGGGSGAASRLQAEMLQMDLIDAAGDTPGAEDDDDDEEDRAARRPGAGPPEAEPRQEPAPRGQGQGQGQGQGQGGGDTYRPKRPTTLNLFPQVPRSQDTLNNNSLGKKHSWQDRVSRSSSPLKTGEQTPPHEHICLSDELPPPSSPTATKDRGTSTDSPCRRSTATQMAPPGGPTAAPPSSRGHSHRDRIHYQADVRLEATEEIYLTPVQRPPDPPEPSSAFLPPAETRMSVSSDPDPAAYPSAAGRPHPSISEEDEGFDCLSSPERPELQGGGWRGSLGEPPPPPRASLSSDTSALSYDSVKYTLVVDEHAQLELVSLRPCFGDYSDESDSATVYDNCASASSPYESAIGEEYEEAPRPRPPACLSEDSTPDEPDVHFSKKFLNVFMSGRSRSSSAESFGLFSCVINGEEQEQTHRAIFRFVPRHEDELELEVDDPLLVELQAEDYWYEAYNMRTGARGVFPAYYAIEVTKEPEHMAALTKNSDWVDQFRVKFLGSVQVPYHKGNDVLCAAMQKIATTRRLTVHFNPPSSCVLEISVRGVKIGVKADDSQEAKGNKCSHFFQLKNISFCGYHPKNNKYFGFITKHPADHRFACHVFVSEESTKALAESVGRAFQQFYKQFVEYTCPTEDIYLE